In Rhodamnia argentea isolate NSW1041297 chromosome 1, ASM2092103v1, whole genome shotgun sequence, the genomic window AATTTTTGCGTATGAAAATAACGGGGTTGAAAAATTATTGAGGGGGCGGAAGGAGTATTAGGAGAATGGGGAGGCTCATCGAATGCAACTCTTAGGCGATTATTGATGGGAAAAGCTTATATACAAAGATATCGAGCGAGAGTGAAAAATGGTGCGTTTGGAAGAATTTGCAAGAATGCCTTTGCACTTAGAGAAGGGACTTTGACCGCTCACAAAACACAATATTATTTGGTGATATACGTTCAATTCTACAAGCAACTTTCATTTTTGGAAACATAGGCAATTGCAGAATGCTTTTGTCACGGGGAAGATCATGTCGGGGGCATCCCATGGCGGCGAAGAGTCCTTCGGGTCGGTCAACGGAGGCGAAATGGAGGTTGCACAAGGAGATGGTGCGCTGGGAGTTCACTGAGTTGGTGTCGGTTGGCAGCAAAAGGGAGCCGAAGCTGAAGTGTATCAGCAAACCATATTTGCATTTTGTGAAGTTCTTATTGTCAAAGTCCTTTGTCTAAATGCATTCTTCCACAACTCTCCCAAAAACACACCCTTAATTAAACTTTCGACTTGTTTAGTTTAATCCATTAACTTTTCATAATAAAATCAAATCGGTCTTTTAGTACTTTTCGCGAGTTTTTATAATTACATTTCATAAGATCTCTCCGTTTTCTAAATCAATAATAAAAtgtactaaattttttatcatcttttgacttttttggtctttatatatatttctatAGATATAATGAGTAGGGTTGACGTTATTGAAAAGGGTTGCTATAGGGAGCAATACGTGCAAGAAGTCGAGATttgattgcaaaaaaaaaacagagggcATAGGATACAAAATTATTTATACAAATTAACTTGTTTtaaggcttcatttatttcgttCATCGTCTATCGCCAATATTTAGAGGTTAATTGTTATCaataatgacttttttttattcattaattAATTCATGGCAATATGCTATGTATCCATTTGCCATTGCGAAGGAGCTATCAATCCAAAGTActggtgcttttctttttttatcccaGCAATTCGTGGGCACAGTTTCAGTTTTACAGGTGAGTGTACCCAAAGGGCCTAAAGGAGACGACGTCATGGCCAGCATGGACGGGACCAAACGGTCGACGCCCGTCTGCTAAGATTCATTTCACTATTGCATAGGAGATTTTCTCAATAGAGCGATACATAGACAaccttcaaaaaaattatccaaaagttTTAagcttattgcacttttgccaattcagtcttcaatattttaattttgccaatttgagTTCTAAACCATGCCAAGTAGGATTGTCGACCCGTGTTCacaatttcctatcaaaattaatcgaataaATTCATTAACAAAACGTGAAAACATTTAAGACttcattggcaaaattaaaaaatttaaaactgagtTAGCAAACATGCTATGGATTTAGAAACTCTAAAGCAAATCGCCGGCATTTCATTGGCGTTAAGTAGAGCGCCCTTTCTTATTGCGAGCACTGCTACATTAATTATGACAGCTCAGTCCGCATGGGCATAATTGAGATCAACCGGCCATTGGAAGTGCATAACCGTACTAATGGTATCATGAAATATCATGCCAACGGTCGGGGAATATCCTTGTTTAATAATTCTCAGAAATGTCGGTTGGAAATAGATCTCAACTTTTGTAATTACCAAATTATTGGCTTTTCCGATGACAATTGCAGGTCACATTAAATACTATATGATACAGCGATATGTACAGTTATAAACCAAACTTCTTTGGTCTGAGGTAAGTAGAAGTACCCTGCTTCAACCCAGGCAATGAGACTTGCTGCTGTTGCTTCGCCCTCTTCTCCTTATCCTTTGCTTTGTTTTCTATCTCTGCATCAGCCTGCGATCTCCTCAGGTTCTccatctcttcctccatggccgtcttctcttccttctgcttcttcttgtGCTCCAGCAGAGATGTGTCCGAGTCCTTAACGGAGAAGAACATGGGACCCAGTTCGGCCAACCACTGTGGCTCCACAGCGGTGGCGCATTGCATGTACTCTTTCGCTGTCAGAACCAGCTCGTGGTAGACCACATACTCAGGCGTCTGTCCCATGCCATAAAGAGCGCTGCTCGGGTGCAAATGGCAGGGCATCCCGTTCCGGCAATTCACGTATTCACCAACACCCTTCAGTCGCGCTGCATTGTGGAAGTATGCAGAACAGATGGCTTTCCTCACGACATCTGTGTCGGGCCAGCTCGAAGTTAATGGGATTTTCAATGTCTTGAGAATATCCAGCAGTTGGGATCTCACTTCTCGAGCCTTCCGCAAGCCCTTGACATGCAAAAAGTGATCGTTACACCAATCTCCTCTGTACTGTTTACTTTTCCACTGCTGATAGACATTGTACAGTGTCAAATGGTCAGATTCCGGGACGAAAAACTTCTCCCTTGCAGCATCGCTCTCCTCCGCTCTATCTTTTGGCCGGAAAAATACAGATGGCACCGACAGCATCGAGACAATTGTCAAAACCTCATCTAGGCAACCTAACTGCTCGCCCATCAAGAGCATCTTTGCAAGAGGAGGATCCAATGGGAACTCCACCATTTTCCAACCAAGATCCGTTAACCCTCCAACATTGTTAAGTGCACCTAACACCCACAATTGGTACATCGAATTGAGAATGTTATCCTGCGGAGGTGGGTCCATGAAATCAAAATCTAGCAGGTTCTCGACTTTAAGGGACTTGAGCAATAAGACCACATTCCCAAGGTTGGTCCTCTGGATTTCTGGCACAGGACTTGGGAGCATTTCATTCAAATATGCACTCTCTGTGTAAAGTCGATAACATGTGCCCGGTCCTGTTCTGCCTGCACGACCAGCACGCTGGTCTGCAGCGGCACGGCTCACTGGGAACACTTGGAGTGCATCCATACCCATTTTGGGATTGTATACTTTCATCTTACCATAGCCTGTGTCTATGACGAAATATATTCCATCTACCGTCAAAGAAGTCTCGGCAATGTTGGTGGCCACGATGCACTTGCGAGCCCCATCTTCAGCCTTTTGGAATATCTTTGCTTGCAAATCAGCCGGCAGTTGAGAGTAGATGGGAAGAATCAAGAGCTTACCAACACCTTGTTTCGTGGAGGATACAAGCTGTTCCATGCGTTCTGCTAGAGCATAGCACGCTGTTTCGATTTCATCTTGGCCAGTCATGAAGATGAGGATGTCGCCTGGAGGACTGGTAATATGGATGGCCATAGCCTGCTTCACTGCAGCTTCAACATAATCTTCACATGGGGTTTTACTCCACAAGATGTTGACTGGAAATGTCCTTCCAGGTATGTGAAAAATTGGTACGCTGTAACCAATAGAAGTTAATTTTAGTCCTGCATCAACAGACATTCGGATTGGATAAGCTTCTGACAAATGTGATTATTACCTGCCAAAGAAGTTCGAAAATTTTTGTGCATTCAGAGTAGCAGATGTAACGATGAGCTTAAAATCACGACGGCGAGCAACCACCTTTTTTAATATCCCAAAGAGAACATCAGTGCTCAGTGATCTCTCATGTGCTTCATCCATCACGACTACCCTGAAAAAAGTATGAACAGCTAAAAGTCAGGCTTTGCTTGAGGAACCTTTATCTCTTGTCTACATGAATTATTCTCACTGCACGTACAAATCCATTCCAACTCAGTTAACATAAAAGAGAAGTAATACATCAGAGCAGAGAAGACTTTGTCATACCGGTACTTATCAAGGTCAGAATCTTTCAGTGTTTCACGCAGAAGCACTCCATCCGTCATGTACTGCAAAATGCAAGTGACAAACAAAGAAACAATGATATATGACGGAGTGGAAAATCAAAACGAAAAAGCAGGTATCCAAATATATCGGGGaaccaacaaattttagaaatgtCCTAGACTAACAGCAACAGCACgaaaaacaattcaaaaacaACAGAGAAAAGTCGgaattaacccaaaaaaaaaaaaaagaatcctaaTGAATTTGCATTTAACATTAAAAAAGAGTCACCTTAATTACTGTGTTTGGCCCAGTCACATCCTCAAAACGAATAGCATACCCCACTTTCTTGCCCAACTCagtttccatctcttcactcactCTCTTTGCCACACTCATTGCTGCAACACGCCTTGGTTGGGTACAGCCAACGATGCCGTTCACAGTGTATCCATCTTCATGCAGATACTGTCACAGCATACAACAAGAAAGAGGTCATAATAGATTCAACTTGCCCATAGAAACCTAACAACAGATTTCAGAACAATTAATGACATCGATCATGAAGAGAACCTGTGTTAGTTGAGTTGTTTTCCCTGAACCAGTCTCTCCCACAACGACCACCACCTGATTCTCACGGATAACCTATCGTATCCAATTCAGACACAATAAAAGCAAGGTTACAACAAACGCCCAAAAAGAGTCATAACATTCGTGACCAACAATAGAATAAGAAGGAGGCCTCTAGACAAACGTAGGAAATCTAAAAATGCATACAGAAAGCGGTAGAACATGTGATTGTTCCCACATTGTCTTTCTTGGGTAAAAATTGCTTCCACACTTATCAAGGACAAAATATGGTGGGCTTTATCTAGCAAGAATGCAACAATTGCGTTTTGCAAGCAATATTTTTCGGCCATACAACATGCACAGTTAGCTGATGAATTTCTTCGCACAAAGAAAACTGTTAGCGATGCCATTTCCTTTAGTGGACAAAGTGAACAGATTATAAAGACAGAATGGGTCAATTTTCTGAACCATGGCCCATCTCCCACAATCATTGCTTCACCCCCTCGAAAAACCGACATGCTAGGAcaaccaagaaagagaaaaggaaatgtaACCAC contains:
- the LOC115739020 gene encoding pre-mRNA-splicing factor ATP-dependent RNA helicase DEAH7 isoform X2, with amino-acid sequence MEDKVTLELEKSGAAGLYIPGKERVVFRPSERKSLLGLDALAIAKRGGSKVDDGFKVPKERVTSVVSSIDEEEKSEFSRSDEEESDMVNSARNTNRRYRETTASKNSDPESTVSGAKSETLTPRNHRSSGSIRSEFSTLTFQSSRRSPLFDEAHHRRERRDSKDDGTERRWSRHSTDSEDRYHEREVRDRYPHSHGGDYGKKRSRYDGRRTPGRSDWDDGRWEWQDTPNRDGYSSSRGRHQPSPSPMFVGASPDARLVSPWSGGSAASPWDHVSPSPVPIRASGASVKSSSSRYSGRSHQLAFSAGNSELNEDREADNLDLADEHKYEISESMRLEMEYNADRAWYDREEGSTVFDGDRSSVFLGDEASFQKKEADLAKRLVRRDGTKMTLAQSRKRSQLTADNAQWEDRQLLRSGAVRGTEVQTEFDEEEECKVILLVHDTKPPFLDGRVVFTKQAEPIMPLKDPTSDMAIISRKGSALVREIHEKQSMNKSRQRFWELAGSKLGDILGVEKSEAEIDADTAVVGEQGEVDFKEEAKFAQHMKRGEAVSEFAMTKTLGQQRQYLPIYSVRDELLQVIRENQVVVVVGETGSGKTTQLTQYLHEDGYTVNGIVGCTQPRRVAAMSVAKRVSEEMETELGKKVGYAIRFEDVTGPNTVIKYMTDGVLLRETLKDSDLDKYRVVVMDEAHERSLSTDVLFGILKKVVARRRDFKLIVTSATLNAQKFSNFFGSVPIFHIPGRTFPVNILWSKTPCEDYVEAAVKQAMAIHITSPPGDILIFMTGQDEIETACYALAERMEQLVSSTKQGVGKLLILPIYSQLPADLQAKIFQKAEDGARKCIVATNIAETSLTVDGIYFVIDTGYGKMKVYNPKMGMDALQVFPVSRAAADQRAGRAGRTGPGTCYRLYTESAYLNEMLPSPVPEIQRTNLGNVVLLLKSLKVENLLDFDFMDPPPQDNILNSMYQLWVLGALNNVGGLTDLGWKMVEFPLDPPLAKMLLMGEQLGCLDEVLTIVSMLSVPSVFFRPKDRAEESDAAREKFFVPESDHLTLYNVYQQWKSKQYRGDWCNDHFLHVKGLRKAREVRSQLLDILKTLKIPLTSSWPDTDVVRKAICSAYFHNAARLKGVGEYVNCRNGMPCHLHPSSALYGMGQTPEYVVYHELVLTAKEYMQCATAVEPQWLAELGPMFFSVKDSDTSLLEHKKKQKEEKTAMEEEMENLRRSQADAEIENKAKDKEKRAKQQQQVSLPGLKQGTSTYLRPKKFGL
- the LOC115739020 gene encoding pre-mRNA-splicing factor ATP-dependent RNA helicase DEAH7 isoform X1, with the translated sequence MEDKVTLELEKSGAAGLYIPGKERVVFRPSERKSLLGLDALAIAKRGGSKVDDGFKVPKERVTSVVSSIDEEEKSEFSRSDEEESDMVNSARNTNRRYRETTASKNSDPESTVSGAKSETLTPRNHRSSGSIRSEFSTLTFQSSRRSPLFDEAHHRRERRDSKDDGTERRWSRHSTDSEDRYHEREVRDRYPHSHGGDYGKKRSRYDGRRTPGRSDWDDGRWEWQDTPNRDGYSSSRGRHQPSPSPMFVGASPDARLVSPWSGGHTPHSSGSAASPWDHVSPSPVPIRASGASVKSSSSRYSGRSHQLAFSAGNSELNEDREADNLDLADEHKYEISESMRLEMEYNADRAWYDREEGSTVFDGDRSSVFLGDEASFQKKEADLAKRLVRRDGTKMTLAQSRKRSQLTADNAQWEDRQLLRSGAVRGTEVQTEFDEEEECKVILLVHDTKPPFLDGRVVFTKQAEPIMPLKDPTSDMAIISRKGSALVREIHEKQSMNKSRQRFWELAGSKLGDILGVEKSEAEIDADTAVVGEQGEVDFKEEAKFAQHMKRGEAVSEFAMTKTLGQQRQYLPIYSVRDELLQVIRENQVVVVVGETGSGKTTQLTQYLHEDGYTVNGIVGCTQPRRVAAMSVAKRVSEEMETELGKKVGYAIRFEDVTGPNTVIKYMTDGVLLRETLKDSDLDKYRVVVMDEAHERSLSTDVLFGILKKVVARRRDFKLIVTSATLNAQKFSNFFGSVPIFHIPGRTFPVNILWSKTPCEDYVEAAVKQAMAIHITSPPGDILIFMTGQDEIETACYALAERMEQLVSSTKQGVGKLLILPIYSQLPADLQAKIFQKAEDGARKCIVATNIAETSLTVDGIYFVIDTGYGKMKVYNPKMGMDALQVFPVSRAAADQRAGRAGRTGPGTCYRLYTESAYLNEMLPSPVPEIQRTNLGNVVLLLKSLKVENLLDFDFMDPPPQDNILNSMYQLWVLGALNNVGGLTDLGWKMVEFPLDPPLAKMLLMGEQLGCLDEVLTIVSMLSVPSVFFRPKDRAEESDAAREKFFVPESDHLTLYNVYQQWKSKQYRGDWCNDHFLHVKGLRKAREVRSQLLDILKTLKIPLTSSWPDTDVVRKAICSAYFHNAARLKGVGEYVNCRNGMPCHLHPSSALYGMGQTPEYVVYHELVLTAKEYMQCATAVEPQWLAELGPMFFSVKDSDTSLLEHKKKQKEEKTAMEEEMENLRRSQADAEIENKAKDKEKRAKQQQQVSLPGLKQGTSTYLRPKKFGL